The Bacteroidota bacterium genome window below encodes:
- a CDS encoding DUF2652 domain-containing protein translates to MKRAYDIERVGRRMESKQLFIAIVDISGYTNFLRRHEGNLVHAERIILDLLERIVRTAGSPLILHEMTGDAVTFHAYGENTGATASAVLHQMRRCLEEVHSSQKELLANGCPVCATSELSAKAIVHYGDAVVSQLGSFTKIAGPEVIFAHRLLKNSVTEDSYILMTAAFYDLMEDFCSPHAYWQLEDCAGFGEVAVLVWYPVREQTGTTKLQQHKTGFHNELVATQRKCRFTPGTTTICFPSLRT, encoded by the coding sequence ATGAAAAGAGCATATGACATAGAAAGAGTGGGTCGCAGAATGGAGTCGAAACAACTGTTCATCGCCATTGTTGACATCAGCGGCTACACGAACTTCCTCCGACGGCACGAGGGCAATCTCGTCCACGCCGAGCGGATAATTCTTGATTTGTTGGAGAGAATTGTCAGAACCGCGGGAAGCCCTTTGATTCTGCATGAGATGACGGGTGACGCCGTAACGTTTCACGCCTACGGAGAGAATACCGGGGCAACTGCGAGTGCCGTTCTGCATCAGATGCGCCGCTGCCTTGAAGAAGTACATAGCAGCCAGAAGGAACTTCTGGCCAACGGCTGCCCTGTTTGTGCCACGTCGGAGTTAAGCGCCAAAGCCATTGTTCATTACGGCGATGCAGTCGTTTCGCAACTCGGCAGCTTCACGAAAATTGCCGGGCCCGAAGTCATTTTCGCCCACAGGCTTCTGAAGAACTCGGTCACCGAGGACTCATACATCCTGATGACGGCGGCGTTCTATGATTTGATGGAAGATTTCTGCTCGCCGCATGCTTACTGGCAACTTGAGGATTGTGCCGGATTCGGCGAAGTGGCCGTGCTGGTGTGGTACCCGGTGCGTGAGCAAACAGGTACCACCAAGCTGCAACAGCACAAAACCGGCTTCCACAACGAACTTGTGGCCACACAGCGCAAATGCCGCTTCACTCCCGGCACGACAACAATTTGCTTTCCTTCCCTGCGGACTTGA